A DNA window from Polynucleobacter sp. AP-Titi-500A-B4 contains the following coding sequences:
- a CDS encoding CopD family protein: MMNAYLWVKTFHIVLITSWFAGLFYLPRIYVNLADEKNPEAYARLLGMADRLFRFMTILAVPAVLLGLILWLVFGIGAGEVWMHAKLFFVILVIGYHHACFTLLKKFRAGINTKPGVWYRWFNEAPVILLLVVVALVIFKP; the protein is encoded by the coding sequence ATGATGAATGCTTACCTCTGGGTTAAAACCTTTCATATTGTGCTGATCACCTCTTGGTTTGCTGGTTTGTTTTATCTTCCGCGAATTTATGTGAATCTGGCGGATGAGAAAAATCCAGAGGCTTATGCTCGTCTCTTGGGAATGGCTGATCGCCTCTTCCGATTTATGACCATATTGGCCGTGCCAGCAGTCTTGTTGGGCTTAATACTTTGGCTAGTTTTTGGAATTGGTGCTGGCGAGGTATGGATGCACGCCAAATTATTTTTCGTGATTCTAGTTATTGGTTATCACCATGCCTGCTTTACTTTATTAAAGAAGTTTCGCGCTGGTATCAATACTAAGCCTGGTGTTTGGTATCGCTGGTTTAATGAAGCCCCAGTCATCTTATTATTGGTAGTTGTGGCATTAGTAATTTTTAAGCCATAA
- the holA gene encoding DNA polymerase III subunit delta yields the protein MVKVDALQVHLKSLGSGGAMLPLYVFSGDEPLLMMEAMDQLRLTAKKLGFTEREVMLQERGFDWSALMSAGQTMSLFGDKRWVELRIPTGKPGRDGADALKQFAAQLESQASSPDGPDTVVCIVLPRLDSKTKTSAWFSALDDVGMAVQVDSLDRSHLPRWIAGRLKMQEQEVEAGTEGQHALEFIADQVEGNLIAAHQEILKLGLLYPKGVLSEEQIRSSILKVARYNVFELTEAMLAGDLPRLNRMLDGLKGEGEPLVLILWSVTEELRLLSKLKVASDAGESVQQLMRANRIWGNKERLYPAALRRVQPLKLRRAMQVAAGLDRQVKGLSAAELPGDPWDGLRLVGNLLR from the coding sequence ATGGTTAAAGTCGATGCCTTGCAAGTGCACCTCAAATCCTTGGGATCGGGTGGTGCGATGCTCCCCCTCTATGTCTTTAGCGGGGACGAACCCCTCCTGATGATGGAGGCAATGGATCAATTACGTCTTACCGCCAAGAAATTGGGTTTTACTGAGCGTGAGGTGATGTTGCAAGAGCGCGGATTTGATTGGAGTGCACTCATGAGTGCCGGTCAAACCATGTCTTTGTTTGGTGATAAGCGTTGGGTGGAGTTGCGGATACCGACTGGCAAACCAGGTCGCGATGGTGCTGATGCTTTAAAACAATTCGCTGCTCAACTTGAATCACAAGCAAGTTCACCAGATGGTCCAGATACGGTTGTGTGCATTGTGCTACCAAGATTAGATAGTAAGACAAAGACTTCAGCTTGGTTTAGCGCCTTAGATGATGTTGGTATGGCAGTGCAGGTTGATTCTTTAGATCGCAGTCATTTGCCTAGATGGATTGCGGGTCGATTGAAGATGCAAGAGCAAGAGGTCGAGGCCGGCACTGAGGGTCAGCATGCTTTGGAGTTCATTGCAGATCAAGTCGAGGGTAATCTCATTGCGGCTCATCAAGAAATTCTGAAGCTAGGACTGCTTTACCCTAAGGGCGTGTTATCCGAAGAGCAGATTCGGTCCTCAATCTTGAAAGTGGCGCGCTATAACGTATTTGAATTAACCGAGGCAATGCTTGCAGGTGATTTGCCTAGGTTAAATCGCATGCTTGACGGCTTAAAAGGCGAGGGTGAGCCATTGGTTTTGATTCTGTGGAGCGTGACAGAAGAGCTTAGGCTACTATCTAAATTAAAGGTAGCCAGCGATGCTGGGGAGTCAGTGCAGCAGTTGATGCGGGCAAATCGTATTTGGGGCAATAAAGAGCGCCTATACCCAGCCGCATTAAGAAGGGTGCAGCCACTGAAGTTGCGCAGAGCGATGCAGGTTGCTGCTGGGCTTGATCGGCAGGTGAAAGGGCTTTCTGCAGCAGAATTGCCGGGCGATCCTTGGGATGGCTTGCGTTTAGTTGGGAATTTATTGCGTTAA
- a CDS encoding class I SAM-dependent RNA methyltransferase → MRFFVVCPGGLEVPLAQELAEIAKRPDSKALGAWVIDPTPTSPTGGIGLAGPLSAAMALNLHSRIASRVLLQMAQAPYRQEDDLYKLASGLAWEDWFTSKQTLRVDVTAHRSPLKSLNFATLKIKDAIVDRLRDVTGDRPNIDTAFPDIRVQAHLTATQVTIYLDTSGEALFKRGWRDEKGDAPLKENLAAGILSITGWQPGQTLFDPMCGSGTFLIEAAQMALAIPPGGIRAGMYGDDVKASRLAYRPLVTSAHGFGFQRLKPFNEAAEQKRWLTLKEASLTEILEKRKQYSSAESLGISGSDINEKLVSMFRGNWQRAQLPDQPVVRQIDAMASKPPANTKDGVMLLNPPYGERLVIKGGRGQEKGARDASYETEEPENRFELNLETGRQSAKRSSRESLKKLQAQEEQDPKFVEFLRQFGQHLKDAFGGWNVFVLTADMALPGQLRIKESKRTPLFNGPLECRLFKFEMHAKRSGVMGSEDNLND, encoded by the coding sequence ATGAGATTTTTTGTTGTTTGCCCAGGCGGTTTAGAAGTTCCGCTTGCACAGGAGCTCGCAGAGATTGCCAAGCGTCCCGATTCCAAAGCATTAGGCGCATGGGTGATTGATCCAACCCCGACCAGTCCTACTGGTGGTATCGGGCTTGCCGGACCACTCTCTGCCGCAATGGCTTTAAATCTCCACTCCAGAATTGCCAGCCGCGTGTTGTTGCAAATGGCGCAAGCCCCATACAGGCAGGAAGATGATCTCTATAAGTTAGCCAGCGGTTTAGCTTGGGAGGATTGGTTTACCTCTAAGCAAACATTACGGGTGGATGTAACGGCACATCGTTCGCCTTTAAAGAGTCTCAATTTTGCAACTCTGAAGATTAAAGACGCCATTGTGGATCGCTTACGTGATGTCACAGGGGATCGTCCCAATATTGACACTGCCTTTCCGGATATTCGGGTGCAGGCTCATTTAACAGCAACGCAAGTCACTATTTATTTAGATACTTCAGGTGAAGCTCTTTTTAAACGTGGCTGGCGAGATGAAAAAGGCGACGCCCCCTTAAAAGAAAATTTAGCTGCTGGCATTTTGTCTATTACAGGCTGGCAGCCAGGACAGACTTTATTTGATCCGATGTGCGGAAGTGGGACCTTTTTAATTGAAGCTGCACAAATGGCTTTAGCCATACCTCCTGGAGGAATTCGGGCGGGAATGTATGGTGACGATGTCAAAGCTAGCAGACTGGCTTATCGCCCATTGGTCACCTCGGCACATGGTTTTGGTTTTCAGAGGTTAAAGCCCTTTAACGAAGCAGCTGAACAAAAGCGTTGGCTTACTTTAAAAGAGGCATCCCTCACCGAAATTTTGGAAAAGCGTAAGCAATATTCAAGTGCCGAATCCCTCGGAATTAGTGGTAGTGATATTAATGAGAAGCTGGTTTCTATGTTCCGCGGAAACTGGCAAAGAGCTCAATTACCTGATCAACCAGTCGTGCGTCAGATTGATGCTATGGCAAGCAAGCCACCAGCAAATACCAAAGATGGTGTCATGCTATTAAATCCTCCTTATGGCGAGCGCTTAGTCATTAAGGGTGGTCGTGGTCAGGAAAAGGGCGCTCGGGATGCCAGTTATGAAACTGAAGAACCAGAAAATCGTTTTGAGCTGAATTTAGAAACGGGGCGACAAAGCGCTAAACGCTCAAGCCGGGAATCTCTTAAGAAACTCCAAGCCCAGGAAGAACAGGATCCCAAGTTTGTGGAATTCTTGCGCCAGTTTGGTCAACACCTCAAAGATGCTTTTGGGGGTTGGAATGTCTTTGTGCTGACCGCAGACATGGCTTTGCCAGGGCAGCTACGAATTAAAGAGTCAAAGCGCACACCCTTATTTAACGGCCCCCTAGAATGTCGCTTATTTAAGTTTGAGATGCATGCGAAGCGTTCTGGGGTAATGGGGTCAGAGGATAATTTGAACGATTAA
- a CDS encoding glutamate-5-semialdehyde dehydrogenase — MSNEIQVLMQDIGKRARSASRAMARASSEQKNQALLHIAKLVRQKAGEIQKVNQVDVDRAKANGQDAAFIDRLTMMPKTIENMALGLEQIFSLEDPIGKITALKKQASGIELGQMRVPLGVIGIIYESRPNVTIDAAALCLKSGNAVILRGGSEAIDSNTLLAQIIQDGLAAAGLPKDAVQVVTTTDRSAVGEMITMTEYIDVIVPRGGKSLIARLMAEARVPMIKHLDGICHTYIDADADVAMAVQVCDNAKTQRYAPCNAMETLLVNKSIASKVLPELCKIYQDKGVELRVDALTRSTLEASGFKNLVDATEEDWQTEYLAPILSIKTVADIDEAMNHIERYGSKHTDAIITNNKVQADRFLREVDSASVMVNASTRFADGFEYGLGAEIGISNDKLHARGPVGLDGLTSLKYIVMGHGEIRN, encoded by the coding sequence ATGAGTAATGAGATTCAAGTATTGATGCAGGATATTGGAAAGCGAGCACGTAGTGCATCGCGTGCCATGGCTCGTGCATCAAGCGAGCAAAAGAACCAGGCTTTATTGCATATTGCAAAGTTGGTTCGTCAAAAGGCGGGTGAAATCCAGAAGGTCAATCAAGTAGATGTTGATCGTGCAAAAGCAAATGGTCAAGACGCTGCTTTTATTGATCGCTTAACCATGATGCCTAAAACGATTGAAAATATGGCCTTGGGTTTAGAGCAAATTTTTTCCCTAGAGGACCCAATAGGAAAAATTACTGCCTTGAAAAAACAGGCTTCAGGTATTGAGTTGGGTCAGATGCGGGTTCCGCTAGGTGTAATCGGAATTATTTATGAGTCACGCCCTAATGTCACAATTGATGCAGCAGCCTTATGCCTAAAGTCTGGCAATGCGGTAATACTGCGCGGTGGGTCTGAGGCGATAGATTCCAATACCTTGTTGGCCCAGATCATTCAAGACGGTCTTGCAGCAGCGGGCTTACCTAAAGATGCAGTTCAGGTTGTGACAACAACTGATCGCAGCGCCGTCGGTGAAATGATTACGATGACCGAATATATTGATGTGATCGTTCCACGTGGTGGCAAGAGCCTGATTGCCCGCCTTATGGCTGAAGCGCGCGTCCCCATGATTAAACATTTAGATGGTATTTGTCATACCTATATTGATGCGGATGCGGATGTAGCGATGGCAGTTCAAGTTTGTGATAACGCAAAGACACAGCGCTATGCGCCTTGTAATGCGATGGAGACCCTTTTGGTCAACAAAAGCATTGCTTCTAAGGTTCTGCCTGAGCTTTGCAAAATTTATCAAGATAAGGGTGTTGAGTTACGCGTAGATGCTTTAACACGATCAACACTCGAGGCTAGTGGATTTAAAAATTTGGTAGATGCTACAGAGGAAGATTGGCAGACAGAGTACTTGGCTCCAATTTTATCGATTAAGACGGTCGCTGATATTGATGAGGCGATGAATCATATCGAGCGCTACGGCAGTAAGCATACTGATGCCATCATCACGAATAACAAAGTACAAGCAGATCGTTTTTTACGAGAAGTGGATAGTGCTAGTGTGATGGTTAATGCCAGTACTCGTTTTGCCGATGGCTTTGAATACGGCTTAGGTGCTGAAATTGGTATTTCGAATGATAAGCTTCACGCCCGCGGCCCTGTAGGCTTAGACGGCTTAACCTCACTGAAATATATCGTCATGGGTCATGGCGAGATCCGTAATTAA
- a CDS encoding rubredoxin, with translation MEFKTYMCLICGWVYDEAAGLPDEGIAPGTLWKDVPMNWTCPECGARKDDFEMMAI, from the coding sequence ATGGAATTTAAAACATATATGTGCCTGATTTGTGGCTGGGTGTATGACGAAGCCGCTGGTTTACCTGATGAAGGAATTGCGCCTGGAACTCTTTGGAAAGATGTGCCAATGAATTGGACTTGTCCAGAGTGTGGTGCCCGTAAAGATGATTTTGAAATGATGGCGATTTAA
- a CDS encoding acyltransferase family protein, which yields MTTHKYIPSIDGLRALAVLSVILFHGFPNTFPGGFIGVDIFFVISGYLITQIIFTQAASNQFSFTDFYSRRIRRIFPALILVFIAVYGLGWFVMLPGEFMQLGKHILGGASFVSNWVYWLEAGYFDELAELKPLLNLWSLGVEEQFYIFWPCIILALMKLRFSLRNVLVGLVLSSFLVNILFVRAYPSATFYLPFARTWELGLGGLIAIYCSSTRVTRFNNLIALLGLVGMLAPIFYLSPQSIFPGWSVVPPVLGAALFLAVVQNDVLLMKFFSTSWIVALGLISYPLYLWHWPVLSFGRLMKGMPLSTLETIFLLIISLFLAYLSYALVEKRIRYLGKKTVITLCLLMVGIGFQGWNTYHREGLEHRLTKNIQIPADQKQDFVKWERKGMLPTGNCEPGFIYPEAHVCAQSHESKDADIVVIGDSHAFSAYWGIAKAYGDQHVVRLIGQGACLPFLDAGQFGQYPSCKENINKQISWIASNPSVKTVFIFHRNREISSDAERESFQLAANKTFDTLLRAKKRVVYAYALPELNFEPRLCVGELPLGRKNPLNSCAYPIDRELDKQSGYRSSIIESLKKYPGVNTYDPANFLCPNGICNAVMNGKVLFTDSNHLSESGSNMQGAAIQKQYPLN from the coding sequence ATGACAACACATAAATATATTCCATCGATTGATGGTTTGCGTGCACTGGCGGTTTTATCAGTCATTCTTTTTCATGGCTTTCCTAATACCTTCCCTGGAGGGTTTATAGGGGTCGATATTTTTTTTGTCATCTCGGGGTATCTGATTACCCAAATTATCTTTACTCAGGCGGCATCCAATCAATTTTCTTTTACTGACTTTTACTCGCGTCGCATTAGGCGAATATTTCCAGCCTTAATTTTAGTTTTTATTGCCGTTTATGGGCTCGGCTGGTTCGTCATGTTGCCTGGCGAGTTCATGCAGCTTGGAAAGCATATTTTAGGTGGCGCTAGTTTTGTTTCTAATTGGGTTTATTGGCTGGAGGCTGGATATTTTGATGAATTAGCAGAATTAAAGCCTTTGCTTAATCTCTGGTCCCTTGGAGTGGAGGAGCAGTTTTATATTTTTTGGCCTTGTATTATTTTGGCGCTGATGAAATTAAGATTCAGTTTGCGAAATGTATTGGTTGGCTTGGTGCTTTCATCATTTTTAGTAAATATTTTATTTGTGAGGGCTTACCCATCTGCGACATTTTATTTACCGTTTGCTCGCACCTGGGAGTTGGGTTTGGGCGGACTAATTGCTATCTACTGCTCAAGTACGCGAGTTACCAGATTCAATAATCTCATCGCCTTGCTGGGTCTTGTGGGAATGCTGGCCCCAATCTTTTATTTATCCCCACAATCTATTTTTCCAGGATGGTCAGTTGTTCCCCCTGTTTTAGGTGCTGCCTTATTCTTGGCAGTCGTCCAAAATGATGTATTGCTGATGAAGTTTTTTTCAACAAGCTGGATTGTTGCCTTAGGCCTTATTAGTTACCCTCTGTATTTGTGGCATTGGCCCGTTTTGAGTTTTGGCAGATTAATGAAGGGGATGCCACTATCCACGCTCGAGACAATATTTTTATTGATCATTAGTTTATTTTTGGCATATCTAAGCTATGCGCTGGTTGAAAAGAGAATTCGATATCTAGGTAAAAAAACAGTCATCACCCTTTGTTTGCTGATGGTGGGTATTGGGTTTCAGGGCTGGAACACCTATCACCGAGAAGGTTTGGAACATCGCCTTACAAAAAATATTCAAATCCCAGCCGATCAGAAACAGGATTTTGTGAAGTGGGAACGAAAGGGGATGCTGCCTACTGGTAATTGCGAGCCTGGTTTTATATACCCTGAGGCGCATGTATGCGCCCAAAGTCATGAATCTAAGGACGCTGATATTGTTGTTATCGGAGATAGTCACGCCTTTAGTGCTTATTGGGGTATAGCCAAAGCCTATGGTGACCAACATGTAGTCAGGCTAATTGGACAGGGAGCCTGCCTCCCGTTTCTAGATGCTGGTCAGTTTGGCCAATATCCAAGTTGTAAAGAAAATATCAATAAACAGATTAGTTGGATTGCTAGCAATCCTTCAGTTAAGACAGTCTTTATTTTTCATAGGAATCGCGAGATCTCGAGTGATGCAGAACGGGAAAGCTTCCAGCTGGCTGCCAATAAAACATTCGATACCCTGTTGCGAGCTAAGAAGCGGGTGGTTTATGCATATGCATTACCGGAGTTAAACTTTGAGCCCCGTCTTTGTGTTGGGGAGCTACCCCTCGGCAGAAAAAATCCTCTGAATAGCTGTGCCTACCCTATTGATAGAGAGTTGGATAAGCAATCAGGATATCGCTCCAGCATCATCGAGAGTTTGAAGAAATATCCGGGAGTAAATACTTATGATCCCGCCAATTTTTTATGCCCCAATGGGATATGTAATGCCGTGATGAATGGCAAGGTCTTATTTACTGACTCTAATCACTTGTCAGAGTCCGGATCAAATATGCAGGGCGCTGCAATTCAAAAGCAATATCCGCTGAATTAA
- a CDS encoding YdcF family protein, with protein MMDTIFFILSKVVQFCIEPLNWLIVFVLLSLLFLSLRKLNLCKRFLLLALLDLLIVGWAPTSELGLSALEDAIPKTSLVNISENDIGGIIILGGAIEGGEIALDRGEISIGSAAERVTKAFELIRKYPGLPFIFSGYSGRINPKGASESDAFKRLVAEQGLSEKMAHYENQSRNTYENVLYMKPMIQEFGLKNEAGAPKPWLLITSASHMYRSVKIFEKQGVAVFPLSVDYQTTNSIHWTSFDLGEGADNWGNLLHEVVGIIAYWITGKI; from the coding sequence ATGATGGATACGATCTTTTTTATTCTTTCGAAGGTGGTGCAGTTCTGCATAGAGCCGCTCAATTGGCTTATTGTTTTTGTTCTTTTGAGTTTGCTATTTCTTTCACTCAGAAAGCTCAATTTGTGCAAGCGCTTTCTGCTGCTCGCTCTATTGGATCTTCTGATAGTGGGGTGGGCGCCTACTTCAGAGTTAGGATTAAGCGCTCTCGAAGATGCGATTCCAAAAACGTCACTAGTAAATATTTCTGAAAATGATATTGGCGGAATTATTATTCTGGGCGGTGCTATAGAAGGCGGGGAAATCGCACTTGATCGTGGTGAGATATCCATTGGTTCTGCTGCCGAGCGCGTAACAAAGGCTTTTGAGTTGATCCGAAAATATCCTGGTCTTCCTTTTATTTTTAGTGGCTACTCGGGGCGCATTAATCCAAAAGGGGCGTCAGAATCTGATGCATTTAAGCGGTTAGTTGCTGAGCAAGGTCTAAGCGAGAAGATGGCTCATTATGAAAATCAGTCACGCAATACCTATGAGAACGTCCTCTACATGAAGCCAATGATTCAGGAGTTTGGCTTAAAGAATGAGGCTGGAGCTCCAAAACCTTGGTTGCTGATTACTTCAGCTAGTCACATGTATCGATCAGTAAAGATATTCGAAAAACAAGGTGTCGCCGTCTTTCCGTTGTCAGTAGATTACCAAACTACAAATAGCATTCACTGGACTTCTTTCGATCTGGGTGAGGGCGCAGATAATTGGGGCAACTTACTCCATGAGGTGGTTGGCATAATTGCCTACTGGATTACCGGAAAAATCTAG
- a CDS encoding deoxyribodipyrimidine photo-lyase: MQKALVWLRRDLRLYDNAALHHALKESKQVWLTFIFDTEILKPLIQGELDAKGLKHDRRVDFIWQGLKQIDDELKKQGGGLIVRFGKPTESIPQIAKELGVEAVFTNHDYEPSAIARDEQVKTLLEKLGIQFESYKDQVIFEKKEILTNSNTVFSIFTPYKNNWLKTLQEKDLAAYECNPKSGQIVPIPKKIDLPFPSLESMGFCPTGIEAYLPPGSEGGQAFLEDFLSRIDQYQIGRDFPAIKGVSYLSTHLRFGMLSIRGLVREAHRRMLAGSMGATIWLSELIWRDFYFMILANHPRLASGASFKPDYDNIAWESGTHAKKLFKAWCEGKTGYPLVDAAMHQLNQSGYMHNRLRMVVASFLTKDLGIDWRWGEAYFAEHLNDFELSSNNGGWQWASSSGCDAQPYFRIFNPITQSEKFDPEGKFIRRYLPQLEKLSKKSIHAPWKAGHIELEVAGIALGRNYPLPVVDHDEARKKTLVRYSVVKKVS; this comes from the coding sequence ATGCAAAAAGCACTTGTTTGGCTCCGCCGCGATCTCCGCCTGTATGACAATGCGGCCCTTCATCACGCCCTTAAAGAAAGTAAGCAAGTCTGGCTGACTTTCATTTTTGATACCGAGATCCTGAAGCCACTAATACAAGGCGAGCTCGATGCTAAGGGTTTAAAACATGATCGTAGGGTCGATTTCATTTGGCAAGGTTTAAAACAGATAGACGATGAGCTTAAAAAACAAGGTGGTGGTCTTATTGTTCGGTTTGGCAAGCCAACTGAATCCATCCCCCAAATCGCCAAAGAACTTGGTGTTGAAGCTGTTTTTACCAATCATGACTATGAGCCCTCTGCGATCGCCAGAGATGAACAAGTTAAAACTTTATTGGAAAAATTAGGTATTCAGTTTGAAAGCTATAAAGATCAAGTGATTTTTGAGAAAAAAGAAATTCTCACTAATTCCAATACTGTTTTTTCTATCTTTACGCCTTATAAAAACAATTGGCTAAAGACACTTCAAGAAAAAGATCTGGCTGCCTATGAATGCAATCCCAAGTCAGGGCAAATTGTCCCTATTCCTAAAAAAATAGACTTACCATTTCCCTCCCTAGAGTCCATGGGCTTTTGCCCTACTGGTATTGAGGCCTACCTTCCACCAGGATCAGAAGGTGGTCAAGCCTTTTTAGAAGACTTTCTATCCCGAATTGATCAATACCAAATTGGTAGAGACTTCCCTGCTATCAAGGGCGTGAGCTATCTATCTACCCATCTTCGCTTTGGCATGCTTTCTATTCGAGGCTTGGTTCGAGAGGCTCATCGTCGCATGCTAGCGGGAAGTATGGGTGCCACTATTTGGTTAAGTGAACTGATCTGGCGGGATTTTTATTTCATGATTCTTGCCAATCATCCACGCTTAGCCAGCGGTGCTTCATTCAAACCAGACTATGACAATATTGCTTGGGAGAGTGGCACTCATGCCAAGAAATTATTTAAGGCGTGGTGCGAAGGTAAAACGGGCTACCCACTAGTTGACGCAGCGATGCATCAACTCAATCAAAGTGGTTATATGCATAACCGTCTACGTATGGTGGTGGCGAGCTTTCTAACCAAAGATTTAGGGATTGATTGGCGTTGGGGTGAAGCCTACTTTGCCGAGCATTTGAACGACTTTGAGCTCTCATCGAATAATGGTGGTTGGCAGTGGGCATCCTCCTCAGGCTGTGATGCACAGCCCTATTTCCGAATCTTTAACCCGATTACTCAATCAGAAAAGTTTGACCCAGAGGGCAAGTTTATTCGCCGCTACTTACCCCAGTTAGAAAAACTCTCCAAAAAATCAATTCATGCGCCATGGAAAGCAGGTCATATCGAGCTTGAAGTTGCTGGTATCGCCCTAGGGCGAAATTATCCTTTACCTGTAGTGGATCATGATGAGGCTCGCAAGAAAACCTTAGTTCGCTATAGCGTTGTTAAAAAAGTCAGCTAA
- a CDS encoding symmetrical bis(5'-nucleosyl)-tetraphosphatase, translating to MSKIYAVGDVQGCAPSLKALVKKLPKESKMIFLGDLVNRGPDSLGALRQLKSLQESGRAECILGNHDLHLLAIDAGIRKTKGLDTVEPILQAPDRRELINWLRKRPMALSNGQVLAVHAGVLPQWDLQQSIECAQEVEKALRSKSYKEFLGNMYGNTPNKWSNSLKGDERLRVITNALTRMRFCTPSGQMEFESKEGLEDGPKGYIPWFKVSKRKTQDTVIYFGHWSTLGLLRDQNVVGLDTGCVWGGKLTAMEISDSNKDMKKSKIIQVDGYDHPLRM from the coding sequence ATGAGCAAAATCTATGCTGTTGGTGACGTCCAAGGATGCGCGCCCTCACTAAAAGCCCTAGTCAAAAAACTTCCTAAAGAATCAAAAATGATTTTTTTGGGAGATCTAGTCAATCGCGGCCCAGACTCATTAGGTGCGTTACGTCAACTCAAATCATTACAAGAATCCGGTCGCGCTGAATGCATTCTCGGGAACCATGATCTTCATCTCCTCGCGATTGATGCAGGGATTCGGAAAACCAAAGGCCTCGATACGGTTGAACCAATCCTCCAAGCTCCAGACCGAAGAGAGCTCATTAACTGGTTACGCAAACGCCCTATGGCACTGAGTAACGGGCAAGTACTTGCCGTACATGCTGGGGTTCTTCCGCAGTGGGATCTACAACAATCCATTGAATGTGCTCAAGAGGTTGAAAAGGCCTTACGCAGTAAATCCTATAAAGAGTTCCTAGGAAATATGTACGGCAACACGCCAAACAAATGGAGTAACTCTCTCAAGGGTGATGAACGATTACGAGTGATTACCAATGCACTAACCAGAATGCGCTTTTGCACCCCTAGCGGACAGATGGAGTTTGAGAGTAAAGAAGGTTTAGAGGATGGGCCAAAAGGCTATATACCTTGGTTCAAAGTATCCAAACGAAAAACTCAAGATACTGTGATTTACTTTGGCCACTGGTCAACCCTAGGGTTGTTGCGCGACCAGAATGTTGTTGGCTTAGATACAGGGTGCGTATGGGGTGGAAAACTCACCGCCATGGAAATTTCTGACTCCAATAAAGATATGAAGAAGTCGAAAATTATTCAAGTGGATGGCTATGACCACCCACTAAGGATGTAA
- the hemL gene encoding glutamate-1-semialdehyde 2,1-aminomutase → MSQNDVLFERAQKTIPGGVNSPVRAFRQVGGTPRFVTKAKGPYFWDADNKRYIDLIMSWGPMIVGHANPEVVEAVQKAAETSFSYGAPTEGEIELAERICAVMPSVEQVRMVSSGTEATMSALRLARGYTGRDLIIKFEGCYHGHADSLLVKAGSGLLTFADSTQNAPSSGGVPQDLVKHTLVLPYNDVEAIEEVFKKQGDQIAAVIIEPIAGNMNLIQPSKAFLQAIRNLTSKYGSVLIYDEVMTGFRVALGGAQSLQGIVPDLTCLGKVMGGGMPMAAFGGKKDIMSKLAPLGSVYQAGTLSGNPVAVAAGLKTLEIISREGFYECLAGQTEKLMAGLKQAADKAGIPFAVDSVGGMFGFYFANAVPTSYEAVTKTDIEAFKKFFHHMLDEGVYLAPSAYEAGFTSIAHDNDVLDAIIAAASKSFQRLSS, encoded by the coding sequence ATGAGTCAAAATGACGTTTTATTTGAGCGAGCACAAAAGACTATTCCGGGTGGAGTGAACTCTCCAGTACGTGCATTTCGCCAGGTTGGCGGAACACCGCGTTTTGTGACTAAAGCCAAGGGCCCTTATTTTTGGGATGCTGACAATAAACGTTATATCGATTTAATTATGTCCTGGGGCCCTATGATCGTTGGCCATGCAAACCCAGAAGTAGTAGAGGCCGTTCAAAAAGCTGCTGAAACCAGTTTTAGTTACGGCGCTCCAACCGAAGGCGAAATTGAATTAGCGGAGCGTATTTGTGCTGTGATGCCAAGTGTTGAACAAGTGCGCATGGTCTCAAGCGGCACCGAGGCAACGATGAGCGCTTTACGTTTAGCTCGTGGATACACTGGTCGCGACTTAATTATTAAATTCGAGGGCTGTTATCACGGACATGCTGATAGCCTCTTAGTCAAAGCCGGCTCAGGTTTGTTGACCTTTGCAGATTCTACTCAGAATGCGCCATCTTCTGGCGGCGTTCCTCAAGACCTGGTGAAGCATACTTTGGTGTTGCCCTATAACGATGTTGAGGCGATTGAAGAAGTATTTAAAAAGCAGGGCGATCAAATTGCTGCAGTCATTATTGAGCCCATTGCCGGTAATATGAATTTAATTCAACCTTCAAAAGCATTTTTGCAGGCGATTCGCAATCTCACTAGTAAGTACGGTAGTGTTTTGATTTACGACGAAGTGATGACTGGTTTTAGGGTTGCTCTGGGTGGCGCTCAATCATTGCAAGGGATTGTTCCAGATTTAACTTGCCTTGGAAAAGTCATGGGTGGTGGTATGCCGATGGCAGCCTTTGGTGGCAAAAAAGACATCATGTCTAAGTTAGCTCCTTTGGGAAGCGTTTATCAAGCGGGCACTCTGTCTGGTAATCCTGTTGCAGTCGCCGCTGGCCTCAAGACACTAGAGATCATTTCAAGAGAAGGTTTTTATGAGTGTCTGGCTGGTCAAACTGAAAAACTCATGGCTGGTTTAAAACAAGCCGCCGACAAAGCAGGCATTCCATTTGCGGTTGATAGCGTTGGCGGTATGTTTGGCTTCTATTTTGCGAATGCAGTACCAACTTCCTATGAGGCTGTGACAAAGACAGACATTGAAGCCTTCAAGAAATTTTTTCATCACATGCTAGATGAGGGTGTATATCTCGCGCCATCAGCTTATGAAGCGGGCTTCACTTCGATTGCTCACGATAATGATGTTTTAGATGCGATTATTGCTGCTGCCAGTAAATCATTTCAAAGATTAAGTAGTTAA